Below is a genomic region from Flavobacterium ginsengisoli.
TCGCTTTTAATTAAGGTAAAAGGTGGTGCGATGACCAAAGGATATCACTATTCTTCTTCCAATCAAACTTATGCTGTAGAAGCTAAACAAGTTATTGCGCAAAAAGCTGTTGGACTTCTTCATGACGGAATGGTTTTAATTGTGGATGGAGGAACCACGATTCGTGAGTTCATCCGATTAATACCAAACGATCTTAATTTGACTGTTTTTACTATTACAGCCTTAACAGCAGTTCAGCTTTTAGATAAACCCAATATAAAAACAATCATGATTGGCGGCAGTATTTCTTCTTACAGTCAAATGTGTGTAAGTGGAGAAGCTTTTCATCAATTAGCCAATATAAAAGCCGATTTATTGGTTTTAGGAACTAATGCTTTAGATGTAGACGGAGGTTATTCTGATTCTGACTGGGAAACGGTTCAGGTAAAAAAGGCAATGATTCAAGCTTCTAAAAAAACAGCAGTTTTAACCATTACTGAAAAGCTAAATACAGTTCTTAAAATGAAAATTGCAAGTTTGTCTGAGGTAAATTATGTTATTACAGAAGAAGAACCAACAAGTGGCAAATTAGCGACCTATAAAAGCGCTGTTCCGAGTTTGGTTGTAATCTAATTTCAAATCGTTTTTTGACTTTCATATTATTTAAAAATGAAAATTGCTTTAATCCAAACTGATCTTTTTTGGCAGAATGCCAGTAAAAACCGAGAAAACTTTGATTCAAAAATCAATGAAATTCAATCGGAGGTAAATCTAATTGTGCTTCCTGAAATGTTTTCGACCGGATTTACAATGAATGCTTCTGAAGTTGCGGAAACGATGCAGGGAGACACGATTGAATGGATGAAATTGAAGGCAAAACAAAAAAATGCGACTGTTGCAGGAAGTGTTGTCATTACAGAAAATGAAAAATATTACAATCGTATGATTTTTGTTTTTCCGTCAGGCGAATTTCAATATTACGATAAGCGACATTCGTTTTCACTCGCAGGCGAAGACAAGGTTTATACGTGCGGAAATCAAAAAGTTATTGTCGATTATCTAGACT
It encodes:
- a CDS encoding DeoR/GlpR family DNA-binding transcription regulator, giving the protein MSTENEVLNYSKEERKNHILKEINLHTRVSFETLSAKLGVSEDTVRRDINELDADSLLIKVKGGAMTKGYHYSSSNQTYAVEAKQVIAQKAVGLLHDGMVLIVDGGTTIREFIRLIPNDLNLTVFTITALTAVQLLDKPNIKTIMIGGSISSYSQMCVSGEAFHQLANIKADLLVLGTNALDVDGGYSDSDWETVQVKKAMIQASKKTAVLTITEKLNTVLKMKIASLSEVNYVITEEEPTSGKLATYKSAVPSLVVI
- a CDS encoding amidohydrolase, producing MKIALIQTDLFWQNASKNRENFDSKINEIQSEVNLIVLPEMFSTGFTMNASEVAETMQGDTIEWMKLKAKQKNATVAGSVVITENEKYYNRMIFVFPSGEFQYYDKRHSFSLAGEDKVYTCGNQKVIVDYLDWKICLQICYDLRFPVFARNVENYDLILYVANWPKVRTNAWDALLKARAIENLSYVVGVNRIGNDAHNYEHIGHSQAIDFLGNYVLEPQEKNGVFVIELDKNTMYETRKKLDFLSDKDQFEIKL